The sequence AAAATTAAAGGGAAAAGTAAAATTAAAAAGAATTTTAAAAAATTAATATAAAAGTAGAAGCATTATTTGGAATTTTGTTGGTAGCGAATAAATTTAGCTAAAAGAAAATAATTCTCATATATAATTTATTATTTATGTGATAGGAAAGGAGATTATTAAATGACAAAGTTTTTTTCCAAAAGGCCATGTTACGAAACTTCATATATTATAAAATATGTTGAAGACAAATTTGAGGGTAAAGAGCCAGCAGAACCAAAAATTGAATACCCAATTCACGTTACTTTTTTAAATTATTTTAATCGGCTTTTTTCTAATGAAAAACAAATGGCTATATCTACGAAAAAAATGTTAAAAATTACTGCTGACATCAGTAATTTTGATGTTAACATGTCACATATAGCATATAAATTAATTGATTTTGCTAAAGAAATGTCTGTACTCAGCAAATCTAACCTGGCAATTGTTGAGGAAACTAATGCTGGCATGAATGAGGTCAATAATACTATCAGAAATACTTCCGAAACACTATCTCAGTTATCTGATGCTTCTGAAGTTCTCCTGCAGAGGAACCATGAAAGTTTGGCCCAACTTAAAGAGATAAATGATATTAAAGATAATGTAATGAATGATGCTAATATTATGGGGCAGAAAATCGATCAGCTTGTTGAAATGGCCAATAAAGTAAATGACATTGTTAATGGGGTTAAGGAAATAGCTGAGCAAACTAATCTTCTCGCCCTTAACGCTTCAATTGAAGCAGCACGGGCTGGCGAAAATGGACGTGGCTTTGCAGTAGTTGCCGAAGAAATTAGAAAACTGGCAGATGATACTAAAAAAAGCCTCGAAGGCATGAAATCTTTTGTAAGCAACATTCAAAATGCTTCAAAAGAAGGCAAAAAAAGTATGGACAACACTCTTAATTTAACCCAAAAAATGAGCCAAAAAATTGATATTATAACTGATACTATGGAAAAAAATGTTGATATGCTTAATAACACAAGTAATGATGTGCAATTTATAAATCAATCTATGTATGGAATCAAAACAGCTGCCAATGAAATTAACCAAGCCATGGAATCATCAAGTCGCGATGCAGAAAGCTTAAGTCAGATGACACAAGTTATTCACCAAGATGCATTAGCTTGCGCAGATTATGCAAAACAGATGTCCAAAGTTGATGATGAACTTTCTGAAATTGTCAAGGAGCAAATGAATGCTCTTCAAGGCAGTAGTAATGCCATCAGTAACCAAGAATTTTTAAAAACTATCGCTAATGCCAAGGAGGCACATTCTAAGTGGCTAAGTAATTTAAAACGAATTGTCGATGAGATGAGATTATATCCATTGCAAATTAATGGTTCTAAATGCGCATTTGGCCATTTTTATCACGCTATAACAGTGCACCATTCGTCCATCAAACAAGATTGGGAATCAATAGAAGAGATTCATAAGAAATTTCATGAAATGGGGCAGGAGGTACTTCAGGCTGTTAAGGATGGCCAAGCTGCAAAGGCCCAAGAATATTATGCTGCGGCTGAAAAGCTTTCTCAGGAGATTTTTGTATGCTTAGATAAAGTTACATCTCAAGTAGAAAACCTAACCCAAAAAGGTGTGCGCTTATTTGGGGATTGCGCTTAAAGCAGTACAACTATTTTTTCAGGATAAAATTTTTGCCGCCATACTGGATATTTAGGGTTATCCAAGTATTGTTTAATTATAAATTCCCCATAATAATATTAGGAAATAAGTACTAATTTGTATCAAAGTTGGAGGTAAATATGTCTGCTAAAATTCTATTTTCGTCAGTTAAATTTGATAAATATGATGCAGATGTAACTCTCCCTGCTAAATTTGGGAGATTAATCGACAAGATGGATTTAGAGAAAACAGTTAAAGATAAATGGACTGCTGTGAAAATGCATTTAGGTAGAAACATTGGTTATTCTACAATCCACCCTTTGTTTATTAAAATTTTAGTTGATAAGCTTAAGGGTTATGGAGCCAAAGTTTTTATTACGGATCAAATTACTTCCGGTGCAAAAGACAGAGGTTATACAGAAGATTTTTTAGGTGTGCCCATTGTAGATGCCTGCGGTGTAATGGGAAAATATTATTACGAAAAGAAAGTTGATTTTAAGACTTTTCAGAACGTTGATGTTGCCGGAAATATCCATGATGCAGAGGTTATGATTGATTTATCCCATGTTAAAGGCCATGGCGCTTGCGGCTATGGTGGGGCATGTAAAAATATTGCTATGGGCTGCGTTACAGATAGAACCAGAAGGCAAATTCACGGGCTTGAGGGTGGCCTTATATGGAATGAGGAACTCTGTACCCACTGTGAGCTATGTATTAACAGCTGTAATCATAACGCTAATAGTTTTGATAAAGACAATAAATATAAGGTATTTTTTCATCACTGCACATACTGTCAACATTGCGTAAAAGTTTGTCCACAAGGTGCAGTAATAATGGATGCGCACCGTTACGAAGATTTTCAGACAGGAATGGCTATCTGTACCCAGGAAGTTTTAAAAACTTTTGAACCCGGAAACGTTTTTTATATTAATTTTTTAATGAATATAACTGCCTTGTGTGATTGTTGGGGATTGACTACACCTTCCCTAGTCCCAGATATCGGCATTATGGCTTCTCAAGACATTGTGGCCATTGAAAGAGCAAGCTTAGATGCAATTAAAGTTGAAGACTTGCTCATAAATGGAATACCAGAGGGCCATGAACTTAAATCCTCCGGACATCTCTTTGAAAGATTACATTGGAAAAATCCTTTTATCCAGTTAGAGGAGTTGGAAAAACGAGATTTAGGAACCCAAAAGTATGAGTTAGAAGAAGTGAAATAGTTGTTAAAAGCCTGCACGGATTAAAAGATACGGAGCTAATAAAGCTGTAGTAATACCTACCAGGGCAATGGAAACGCTGCTCATTGCTCCTTCTAGTTCTCCTGCTTCCATAGCTCGATAGGTGCCTAAAGCATGGGAGGCTGCTCCCAAGGCTATTCCTCTAGCAACTTTATTTTTAACGCCTACAAGATCAAGTATTCTAGTGCCAATAATAGTTCCAACAAGCCCTGTAATAATTAATTATCACGCCAGCCGTTAAGGAGGAGCCGTATAACGAGGCCCGTACGTACGGTTTTGTGAGAAGGATAAAGCCGAAGCAAATTACTTCGGCTTTATCCTTACTCAATGAGGTAAGCCATTAACTCAACTGATAAAGTATAAAATAGGTATAGAAAAAAGGAGGTAAGAAATATCAAGTAAGAAGATTTTAGTTGCAGATGGTGGATATCGTAAGCTTATTTCCGTTAATGGGTTTGAATAATATAGACAGCTGCTATTAATAAAACTACTCCAACAATTCTCAATGGACTTAAGAGCTGTACGTTTCCTAATACACCTAAGTGGTCTAAAATAACTGCCAGGATTACTTGTCCCGCAATTATTAAACTAAACATACTGGCAAAGCCTATTTTAGGAGCTGCAATAATGGTTACAAATATATAAAAAGCACCAAGTATGCCACCTACCCACATCCACCAATTAGTTTCTTTTAGGCTTGAAAAAGCTGGTATGGTTTGATTTCCTGCATATACTGATACAATACAAGCTAGAGCTAATACTAAAGTACCTACTGAAAAACTAAATAGAGATGTTAGAATAGGGTTGCCTACGTTAAGCTGAAGCTTGCCATTTACGGCAACTTGCGTAGTTATGCCCATACCGGCAACAAATGCTAGGAAAATAAATATAAATTTCATTTTAGTCATTCCTTTTTTTTTCTAATAAATTACAATCATAAATTATACTATAACCTTCAGGCTCAGTCTAGAAATCAAAATAAAGTTGCCTTTTTCTAAAAAAGTTAAAAGAAAAATATGTAATTAGGTTATAATAAAAATATTATAAATTGAAAGGATGACAAATTTGAGTACTAACCCTATTGTAACAATAGAAATGGAAAACGGCAGTGCAATTAAATTAGAGCTATACCCGGAAACTGCGCCTAATACAGTTAATAATTTTATTTCTCTTATTAATAAAGGTTTTTACGATGGTTTAATTTTTCACCGTGTGATACCAGACTTCATGATTCAAGGAGGAGATCCAAGAGGCGATGGCACTGGAAGCCCGGGATATAGTATTGAAGGTGAATTTGCTCAAAATGGGATTAAAAATAGTTTGAAACATGACAGGGGGGTCATATCTATGGCTAGATCAATGAACCCCGATTCGGCTGGGTCCCAATTTTTTATTATGGTGGAATCAGCAAACCATTTAAATGGACAGTATGCGGCCTTTGGCAAAGTTACAGAAGGTATGGAGATAGTTGATTCCATAGTAAATGTTCCTAGGGACATGTGGGATAAACCTTTAGAAGATCAAAGAATGAAAAAAGTAACAGTCGATACTTTTGGAGTTGAATATACTGAGCCTAAAAAAATGTAATTACTTAACTTTAAGACTGCTGTGAAAAGCAGTCTTAAAGTTAATATCTAGCCTTGCAACCCCAGTAGGCAAAAATGAGCAGAAAAAAATAAAAAAGCTTAAACCATGTATGGTTTAAGCTAAAGAATTATTTAGAAAAAGAATCTTAGTTCCATCCAGTCTAAAGCAATAAAATCTGTATCTCCTGCATTAGAGGTATTTCTGATTTGGACGGTGTTATTGCGTCTTAAAATGTTTGTTGGAATGTCAATTGCCAGTTGTCTCCAATTGTCAAATTGTTGGCCTCGAGGCCTACCATGAACAAAAGGCAGCCTGCCAAAGTTTTGTCTGCTTCCATTAAAATTGACTGTCATATTATAGCGGTTTTCTGGAACATCATAATGATCATCCAAGGCTCCCCTAAGAATAAGTCTAACTCTTTCAAAGTTATTTATTAATAAGAATAAATAGTTTGGTAAGTTAAAGGTCCACGATCCGACGTTACCTGTGTATAATATATCAGCATTTCCGCTTGGGTTACCGTAATTAGGATATCCCGTTAGCTCTTTGTGAAGAACAATGATGGTACTAGGTCTAGCGTTGCTTAAGATTGGTGGAGGATCTCCTTGGCGGGACATGCTCTCCTCAGAATAGAAATTTTCAGATTCATCATAGGTCCAATCATTTGTAGACATAATTTCACCTCCTAAAGTTACTATATTATATTCAACTATTGACGTAATGCTATAGGTAGGTTTAAAACTTTTCAAATATACAGCTATAAATTAATATTATATTTTCTATTAATTTATTTAATGATTTATTTAGTAATTTGTTGACATAATAAGTCATTAGAGTTAAAATAACAGTTGTGAATTAAACTAACGCTGGGGCATAGCCAAGTTTGGTAAGGCACAGGATTCTGGCTCCTGGATGCGTTGGTTCGAATCCAACTGCCCTAACCATAATTGACTCACTAGCTCAACTGGTAGAGCATCTGACTCTTAATCAGAGGGTTCAGGGTTCGAGTCCCTGGTGGGTCACCAAATAATAGCAAGGGTTTTAGCCCTTGCTATTTTATTTGTGCGCCCAGCATGGGCGCTTGCTCGTCGGTGAAAGTCCGATACGGGGGTTGATAGTGCCAACCGTTAGCCTAAGACAAGGGTGTCCAT is a genomic window of Bacillota bacterium LX-D containing:
- a CDS encoding LrgB family protein, whose translation is MITGLVGTIIGTRILDLVGVKNKVARGIALGAASHALGTYRAMEAGELEGAMSSVSIALVGITTALLAPYLLIRAGF
- a CDS encoding DMT family transporter — encoded protein: MKFIFIFLAFVAGMGITTQVAVNGKLQLNVGNPILTSLFSFSVGTLVLALACIVSVYAGNQTIPAFSSLKETNWWMWVGGILGAFYIFVTIIAAPKIGFASMFSLIIAGQVILAVILDHLGVLGNVQLLSPLRIVGVVLLIAAVYIIQTH
- a CDS encoding methyl-accepting chemotaxis protein gives rise to the protein MTKFFSKRPCYETSYIIKYVEDKFEGKEPAEPKIEYPIHVTFLNYFNRLFSNEKQMAISTKKMLKITADISNFDVNMSHIAYKLIDFAKEMSVLSKSNLAIVEETNAGMNEVNNTIRNTSETLSQLSDASEVLLQRNHESLAQLKEINDIKDNVMNDANIMGQKIDQLVEMANKVNDIVNGVKEIAEQTNLLALNASIEAARAGENGRGFAVVAEEIRKLADDTKKSLEGMKSFVSNIQNASKEGKKSMDNTLNLTQKMSQKIDIITDTMEKNVDMLNNTSNDVQFINQSMYGIKTAANEINQAMESSSRDAESLSQMTQVIHQDALACADYAKQMSKVDDELSEIVKEQMNALQGSSNAISNQEFLKTIANAKEAHSKWLSNLKRIVDEMRLYPLQINGSKCAFGHFYHAITVHHSSIKQDWESIEEIHKKFHEMGQEVLQAVKDGQAAKAQEYYAAAEKLSQEIFVCLDKVTSQVENLTQKGVRLFGDCA
- a CDS encoding DUF362 domain-containing protein, translating into MSAKILFSSVKFDKYDADVTLPAKFGRLIDKMDLEKTVKDKWTAVKMHLGRNIGYSTIHPLFIKILVDKLKGYGAKVFITDQITSGAKDRGYTEDFLGVPIVDACGVMGKYYYEKKVDFKTFQNVDVAGNIHDAEVMIDLSHVKGHGACGYGGACKNIAMGCVTDRTRRQIHGLEGGLIWNEELCTHCELCINSCNHNANSFDKDNKYKVFFHHCTYCQHCVKVCPQGAVIMDAHRYEDFQTGMAICTQEVLKTFEPGNVFYINFLMNITALCDCWGLTTPSLVPDIGIMASQDIVAIERASLDAIKVEDLLINGIPEGHELKSSGHLFERLHWKNPFIQLEELEKRDLGTQKYELEEVK
- a CDS encoding peptidylprolyl isomerase, with translation MTNLSTNPIVTIEMENGSAIKLELYPETAPNTVNNFISLINKGFYDGLIFHRVIPDFMIQGGDPRGDGTGSPGYSIEGEFAQNGIKNSLKHDRGVISMARSMNPDSAGSQFFIMVESANHLNGQYAAFGKVTEGMEIVDSIVNVPRDMWDKPLEDQRMKKVTVDTFGVEYTEPKKM